The following proteins are co-located in the Mesorhizobium sp. M1E.F.Ca.ET.045.02.1.1 genome:
- a CDS encoding LysE family translocator, with protein MSYTENLWLFFILLFGIIAVPGMDMLFVLANALTGGRDRGLAATGGIMLGGAVHTLNGAIGVGLLMHFVPVLFKPLLVVGAAYMAYIGISLMRSSITVGNDGPTGSRSAWKAFRQGLVTCLINPKAYLFILAVYPQFLKPAYGPIWVQATIMGLLTVATQAAIYGGLAITAGRSRALLVDNPGATAFAGRAAGLLLFAVSVFTAWEGLRAA; from the coding sequence ATGAGCTACACGGAAAACCTCTGGCTTTTCTTCATCCTGCTGTTCGGCATCATCGCCGTTCCGGGCATGGACATGCTGTTCGTGCTGGCCAATGCGCTGACCGGCGGCCGTGATCGGGGTCTGGCGGCGACCGGCGGCATCATGCTCGGCGGCGCGGTGCATACACTGAACGGCGCGATCGGCGTCGGCCTGCTCATGCATTTCGTGCCGGTCCTGTTCAAACCGCTTCTGGTCGTCGGCGCCGCTTATATGGCCTATATCGGCATTTCGCTGATGCGCAGCTCGATCACCGTCGGCAATGACGGGCCCACGGGGAGCCGTTCGGCCTGGAAAGCCTTTCGCCAGGGGCTTGTGACGTGCCTGATCAATCCGAAGGCCTATCTCTTCATCCTTGCCGTCTATCCGCAATTCCTGAAGCCGGCTTACGGTCCGATCTGGGTGCAGGCGACAATCATGGGGTTGCTGACGGTCGCCACGCAGGCGGCGATCTATGGCGGGCTCGCCATCACCGCCGGCCGCAGCCGGGCGCTGCTGGTCGACAACCCGGGAGCAACCGCCTTTGCCGGGCGCGCGGCCGGGCTGCTTTTGTTTGCGGTTTCGGTGTTCACCGCATGGGAAGGGCTGAGGGCGGCGTGA
- a CDS encoding YafY family protein: MRKASRLFEIIQILRLARKPVTAAAIAERLEVTVRSVYRDIAALQAMRVPIEGGRGIGYILRPGFDLPPLMFSIEEMEAIVLSLALLERTGDDELKQAAKRVGAKIAGAVPPPLRQTLDANALHAWGFAAPSAAAVDLALVRRAIRDEEKLDLAYRDEAGRDTQRTVRPIALIYYAETANIVAWCELRQAIRNFRSDRIEDCQPTGLWFKGEGDRLRQVWVDGWEINAAAAGN, encoded by the coding sequence ATGCGCAAGGCCTCGCGCCTGTTCGAGATCATCCAGATCCTGCGGCTGGCCCGAAAGCCGGTAACGGCGGCGGCGATCGCCGAGCGGCTGGAAGTGACGGTGCGCTCGGTCTATCGCGACATCGCGGCATTGCAGGCGATGCGCGTGCCGATCGAGGGCGGGCGCGGTATCGGCTACATCCTGCGCCCTGGCTTCGACCTGCCGCCGCTGATGTTTTCGATCGAGGAGATGGAGGCGATCGTGTTGTCGCTGGCGCTGCTCGAACGCACCGGCGACGACGAGCTCAAGCAGGCCGCAAAACGGGTCGGCGCCAAGATCGCCGGCGCGGTGCCGCCGCCCTTGCGGCAGACGCTCGACGCCAACGCTCTGCATGCCTGGGGTTTTGCCGCGCCCTCGGCTGCTGCGGTCGATCTGGCGCTCGTGCGGCGCGCCATCCGCGACGAGGAAAAGCTCGACCTTGCCTATCGAGACGAGGCGGGCCGTGACACACAGCGCACCGTCCGGCCGATCGCGCTGATCTACTATGCCGAGACCGCCAACATCGTCGCTTGGTGCGAGCTGCGCCAGGCCATCCGCAATTTCCGCAGCGACCGCATCGAAGACTGCCAGCCGACCGGCCTATGGTTCAAGGGCGAAGGCGATCGGCTGCGGCAGGTCTGGGTGGATGGCTGGGAGATCAATGCAGCGGCCGCCGGCAACTGA
- a CDS encoding 3-deoxy-7-phosphoheptulonate synthase yields MLTTTDDLRVKELKVLSTPDDVMREIPRSLTATRTVAASRNAIHSILTGADDRLVVIVGPCSIHDPVAAVDYASRLAALREALADRLEIVMRVYFEKPRTTVGWKGLINDPDLDGSFNIDKGLRMARNVLSAVNNLGLPAATEFLDMTTPQYIADLVAWGAIGARTTESQIHRELASGLSCPVGFKNGTDGNLRIAGEAVKSAAQPHHFMAVTKGGRSAIAATTGNEDCHVILRGGVVPNYDAASVDAAAAELARIGVAPRLMIDVSHANSGKKPENQPKVTHDVAGQVAAGDERIIGVMIESNLVAGRQDVVPGKPLTYGQSITDGCIDWATTETVLHGLAGAVEWRRSVKREMLASRQGAA; encoded by the coding sequence GTGTTGACCACCACAGACGACCTTCGGGTCAAGGAACTCAAAGTCCTGAGCACGCCGGACGACGTGATGCGCGAGATACCGCGCTCGCTGACGGCGACGCGCACCGTTGCCGCCTCACGCAACGCCATCCATTCCATCCTGACGGGGGCCGACGATCGACTGGTAGTCATTGTCGGCCCTTGTTCCATCCACGATCCGGTCGCCGCCGTGGACTACGCCAGCCGTCTGGCGGCGCTGCGCGAGGCCCTGGCGGACCGGCTCGAGATCGTCATGCGCGTCTATTTTGAGAAACCGCGCACCACGGTCGGCTGGAAGGGCCTGATCAACGATCCCGACCTCGACGGCAGCTTCAACATCGACAAGGGTTTGCGCATGGCGCGCAACGTGCTGTCGGCCGTCAACAATCTCGGCCTGCCGGCGGCGACCGAGTTCCTCGACATGACGACGCCGCAATACATCGCCGACCTCGTTGCCTGGGGCGCCATCGGCGCGCGCACGACCGAAAGCCAGATCCACCGCGAGCTCGCGTCCGGTCTCTCCTGCCCGGTCGGCTTCAAGAACGGCACCGACGGCAATTTGCGCATCGCCGGCGAAGCGGTGAAGTCGGCCGCCCAGCCGCATCATTTCATGGCGGTGACCAAGGGCGGCCGCAGCGCGATCGCCGCGACCACCGGCAACGAGGATTGCCACGTCATCCTGCGCGGCGGCGTCGTGCCGAACTATGATGCGGCAAGCGTCGATGCCGCTGCGGCGGAGCTCGCCCGCATCGGCGTCGCGCCGCGGCTGATGATCGACGTCAGCCACGCCAACAGCGGCAAGAAGCCGGAGAACCAGCCCAAGGTCACGCATGACGTGGCGGGGCAGGTAGCGGCGGGCGACGAGCGTATCATCGGCGTCATGATCGAGAGCAATCTCGTCGCCGGCCGGCAGGATGTCGTGCCCGGCAAGCCGCTCACCTACGGCCAGAGCATCACCGACGGCTGTATCGACTGGGCGACCACCGAGACGGTGCTGCACGGCCTCGCCGGCGCCGTCGAATGGCGCCGGTCGGTGAAGCGCGAGATGCTCGCCAGCCGCCAGGGCGCCGCCTGA